Within the Planctomonas sp. JC2975 genome, the region CAGCAGATCATCTCGCAGAAGGCGACGCCGAAGGAAGCGCTGACCACGCTTCAGACGACGCTCATGTCGCAGCTGAAGAAGTGACGGCCGGCGACTCCGCCACGAGGGCGGGCACGGCGCCCGCGCCCGTCAACCCGGTACTGCCGGGCTTCCATCCGGATCCGACCTTGTGCCGCGTCGGCGATCGCTACTACCTCGCGAACTCGACGTTCGAATACGTGCCTGGCATCCCGATCCACGAGAGCACGGACCTGCGCACGTGGCGGCCGATCGGTTCGGCAATCCTGCGGCCGGAGGAGTTCGACCTCGCGGATGCACGTGACTCGGGCGGCATCTACGCGCCGACCCTGCGATTCCACGACGGACGCTTCTATCTCGTTGCGGCGCAGGTGGACCGCGCTGGCGACACGCAGTTCGTCATGTCGGCCAGGCATCCGGCCGGACCGTGGTCGGCACCGGTCTGGGTGGCGGATGCCGACGGCTTCGACCCATCCCTGTTCTTCCACGCAGGGCGGGCGTACTGGTGCGCCGCGCGCATCCTCGATGCCGAGGCAGGCCGAACGGCCATCTGGGTGCGGGAGTTCGACCTGGAGACCGGTCGTCTCGTCGGCCACGAGAGCGTCATCTGGACGGGCGCCCTCCGCAATGCGGTCTGGAGCGAGGGCCCGCACCTGTACGAACACGACGGATGGTTCTACCTCCTGACCGCGGAAGGCGGCACCTACCGCGACCACTCCGTCGTCGTCGCGCGGTCACGTTCCATCACCGGTCCGTACGAGCAGCATCTGCGCAATCCGCTCTTCACCCATCGGCACCTCGGCAGGGGCTACCCGGTGCAGAACGTGGGACACGCCGACCTCGTCGAGAGACCGGACGGAACCTGGGTCGCCGTGCTCCTCGCGGTGCGCTCGGACGACGGACGGCACATCCTGGGACGCGAGACCTTCGTGGCGGAGGTCACGTGGGAGGACGGCTGGCCCGTCATCAACGGCGAGACGGGCGTGCTCACCGATGTCGGCGACCGGCCCGTCGAGTGGAATCAGAATCCGGCCCGTATCGGGTCGGCGCTCACCGTGCGCCGCGCCGCCGATTTCGCGGAGGAGACGGCCGAGGGCGTCGTGCTCACGGATCCAGCGCGGGCGACCGACCGGCATGACACTGCGCCTGCTGCCCTGTTCCACCGGCTGCAGCATCGGGCCGCGCGGATGTCCGTCTCGTTCGACGACATCGCCGCGGGAGCGGCGGTCGGCCTGATGCTGCGCCAGAGCGATGCGCACTCCATTCGGATCGAGGTGCACGGCGACGTCGTGCGCATCATCGAACGACGAGGGGGCGTCGACACGGTGCGGGATCGCTGGGCGCGCGAGGCGCGGCATCCGCTCGCCATCGACGCTGAGCTCCG harbors:
- a CDS encoding glycoside hydrolase family 43 protein produces the protein MTAGDSATRAGTAPAPVNPVLPGFHPDPTLCRVGDRYYLANSTFEYVPGIPIHESTDLRTWRPIGSAILRPEEFDLADARDSGGIYAPTLRFHDGRFYLVAAQVDRAGDTQFVMSARHPAGPWSAPVWVADADGFDPSLFFHAGRAYWCAARILDAEAGRTAIWVREFDLETGRLVGHESVIWTGALRNAVWSEGPHLYEHDGWFYLLTAEGGTYRDHSVVVARSRSITGPYEQHLRNPLFTHRHLGRGYPVQNVGHADLVERPDGTWVAVLLAVRSDDGRHILGRETFVAEVTWEDGWPVINGETGVLTDVGDRPVEWNQNPARIGSALTVRRAADFAEETAEGVVLTDPARATDRHDTAPAALFHRLQHRAARMSVSFDDIAAGAAVGLMLRQSDAHSIRIEVHGDVVRIIERRGGVDTVRDRWAREARHPLAIDAELRDSAVRFHVDGRTSAGLDTAALSSEVAGGFVGTMWGPFVVRGTALRAQARVRSLGYRSLLDGEGQIEADLGADLDLGLDLESTSTVAGSRAPSTD